The following proteins are co-located in the Pseudoalteromonas sp. N1230-9 genome:
- a CDS encoding VanZ family protein yields MFQRFLVLLAIGFFGFIGWVIYLANTGQKSVFFDLVAAIPYGDKLGHFFLFGLLTLFINLAFKFKASVIGGIRIYWAALIVFTFVFLEEFSQYFIATPSFDLVDLLADLSGIVFFCIVSTFLSRKLYPTNT; encoded by the coding sequence ATGTTTCAACGTTTTCTTGTTCTATTAGCAATTGGTTTTTTTGGGTTTATCGGTTGGGTCATTTATCTTGCTAATACAGGTCAAAAATCGGTGTTTTTTGATTTAGTTGCTGCAATACCTTATGGCGATAAGCTAGGACATTTTTTCTTGTTTGGATTGCTCACACTATTTATAAATTTAGCGTTTAAGTTCAAAGCCAGTGTTATCGGGGGGATTAGAATATATTGGGCTGCTTTAATTGTATTTACTTTTGTCTTCTTGGAGGAGTTCAGCCAATACTTTATTGCCACGCCTTCTTTTGATCTCGTTGATTTACTTGCGGATTTAAGCGGCATTGTATTTTTCTGTATCGTATCTACTTTTTTATCAAGAAAGTTGTACCCAACTAATACTTAA